The Candidatus Cloacimonadota bacterium genome has a segment encoding these proteins:
- a CDS encoding FAD-binding protein — protein sequence MYPESMQKSVRNVEKTRPERFKLVMSGKKIHPMMTEKERDVVLHKFHPDYQPDARKKIRIGPNKGENLTTEIVDLLEAYSRINPKDFDLTKPDYETDVLVVGGGSAGFAAALLAEENGVKVTLVTKLRIGDSNSMMAQGGIQAAVRPNDSPILHYLDAIGGGHFDNKPELVRALTSEAPDGINWLKDLGVMFDRNPDGTMVTKSGGGTSRLRMHSARDYTGAAICSTLRDEILNRPDKIKILEHQPVVELIMDNKGKVSGAVLYHLENKKYYTIKAKAVILSTGGFGRLHIKDFETTNHYGATADGLVLGYRVGAKLMYMDSVQYHPTGAIYPKQILGFLCTEKLRSLGAQPLNIDGEIFVNPLEPRDVESSSFIRECQERKKGIRTPNLMELGIDDPGHVGVWLDTPLIDQINGKGTIQASVPAMVRQFARFGVDMITEPILVYPTLHYQNGGVEINDHCETNIPGLFVSGEASGGVHGRNRLMGNSQLDLIIFGRRSGKFAAEFAKTAKTGKLSLDHVYEYEKEVDKIGIDKKKISPLVLPDYIPDHVKAKQLTAEYHGTLI from the coding sequence ATGTATCCTGAAAGTATGCAAAAATCAGTTAGGAATGTAGAAAAAACAAGACCTGAAAGATTTAAACTTGTGATGTCCGGGAAAAAAATACATCCGATGATGACAGAAAAAGAGAGAGATGTTGTTTTACATAAATTTCATCCGGATTATCAACCTGATGCTCGTAAAAAGATCAGGATCGGTCCTAATAAAGGAGAAAACCTGACAACAGAAATTGTCGATCTTCTGGAAGCTTATTCGCGGATAAATCCGAAGGACTTTGATTTAACCAAACCTGATTATGAAACTGATGTTCTGGTTGTAGGAGGAGGTTCAGCCGGATTTGCAGCAGCACTTCTTGCCGAAGAAAATGGAGTGAAAGTAACTCTGGTCACGAAATTGAGGATTGGTGATTCCAACTCTATGATGGCTCAAGGTGGAATCCAAGCTGCAGTCAGACCGAACGATTCCCCGATTTTGCATTATCTCGATGCAATTGGAGGTGGACATTTTGATAATAAACCGGAATTAGTCCGTGCTTTGACTTCCGAAGCACCGGATGGCATCAACTGGTTGAAAGATCTGGGAGTGATGTTCGATCGTAATCCTGATGGCACAATGGTTACAAAATCCGGTGGTGGAACGAGCAGGTTGAGAATGCATTCTGCTCGAGATTATACTGGAGCTGCGATCTGTTCTACTTTAAGAGACGAAATTCTTAATCGACCGGATAAGATCAAAATTCTGGAACATCAACCGGTCGTAGAACTGATCATGGACAACAAAGGGAAAGTTTCCGGTGCTGTTTTATATCATCTTGAAAATAAGAAATATTATACTATCAAAGCCAAGGCAGTAATTCTTTCAACCGGAGGTTTCGGCAGACTTCATATCAAGGATTTTGAAACGACAAATCATTATGGAGCAACAGCAGATGGATTAGTTCTCGGTTATCGTGTGGGAGCAAAACTGATGTATATGGATTCTGTTCAGTATCACCCGACTGGAGCGATTTATCCAAAACAAATTCTTGGATTTCTCTGCACAGAAAAATTGAGATCTCTCGGAGCTCAACCTTTAAATATTGACGGTGAGATCTTTGTAAATCCTTTAGAGCCACGAGATGTGGAATCTTCTTCTTTTATCAGGGAATGCCAGGAAAGAAAAAAAGGCATCAGAACTCCTAATTTGATGGAACTTGGTATTGATGATCCGGGGCATGTCGGAGTCTGGCTCGATACTCCTTTAATTGACCAAATAAATGGCAAGGGAACAATTCAAGCAAGTGTTCCGGCAATGGTCAGACAATTTGCCAGGTTTGGAGTGGATATGATTACAGAACCGATCCTGGTTTATCCAACTCTTCATTATCAGAATGGAGGAGTAGAAATAAACGATCATTGTGAAACCAATATTCCCGGACTTTTTGTTTCCGGAGAAGCTTCCGGTGGAGTACATGGTCGAAATCGTTTAATGGGAAATTCCCAACTCGATCTGATTATTTTTGGCAGAAGATCAGGAAAATTCGCAGCTGAATTTGCCAAAACTGCCAAAACGGGAAAATTAAGTTTAGACCATGTTTATGAGTATGAAAAAGAAGTCGATAAAATTGGAATAGATAAGAAAAAAATCTCTCCTCTTGTACTTCCCGATTATATTCCAGACCATGTTAAAGCAAAACAATTAACAGCAGAATATCACGGGACATTGATTTAG